One Nitrospiria bacterium genomic window, GATCAGCCCAATATCCATGGGGGGATACCCTGCCTGTGTTTAGGGACGCCGACTTTCGCATGGGGAATCTTGAGTGCGTGCTCTCTGATTACGGGGCGCCATGGTCAGCGACGCCGAAGGTGTTTCGCTTTCGTTCCGATTCCAAGAATGCCGCAGTGTTGAAGGCGGCGGGTTTGGACGCCGTCTCGCTGGCGAATAATCACACCCTGGACTTCGGGTATGAGGCCCTGTTCGAGATGCTGAAAATATTAGATCAATACGGTATAGCGCATGCCGGGGCGGGCGAAAATGATGAGAAGGCATCCCGGTCATCCGTCATTGATCAAAAGGCAACGAAGGTGGGCATCATCGCCTTTACCGATAATGAACCGGAATGGGAAGCCACGGATGAAAAACCCGGGATCTTCTATGTGCCGGTGGATGGCCAGGATCGTCGGGCTCAAAGGCTTTTTCAGATTGTAGGCCGGGCACGAGGGAAGGCGGATCTGCTCATCGTCTCCGCGCACTGGGGTCCCAACTGGGGTTATCGGCCGCAGCCGAAGCATATCCCATTTGCCCATGCGCTGATCGACGCGGGCGCTGATATCGTCTATGGCCATTCCTGCCATGTCTTTCAAGGGGTCGAAATTTACAAGGGCCGCCCCATTTTTTATTCTACAGGAAACTTTGTGGACGATTATGCGGTTGACGAGATTGAGCGCAACGACGAGTCATTTATTTTTATCGTTGAAATTAAGGATGGGACCTTGAAGAAGTTGTGGCTGTATCCGACCGTGATCGAGAGTTTCCAGGCACGGCTGGCCGCCAGCGATCGGGCCCGTGCCATTGCTGAGAAGATGAAAAGGGTTTCTGAGGGATTCGGAACGATATTTGTTTGGGATAAAACAAAAGGATGCCTGTCATGGGTCATGAGGGATTGACCGCCTTCATGAAGGGGAGGGGATCGGGGAAGGATTGGCTTCCGATAAAGAACAATGACGCCGACGCCGATCCCGCCTGGCACCTGGAATCGGCTTTGACGCCCGAGAAGCGTCGGTCGTTGAAAGTGCGGACCCCGCCGTGCGAGCCGTCGTAGGAGGGTCGCGCGGATGTACAAAACAACCGGGAATGAATATCAACGAGGAGGGATCGAATGGGAACCTACATTTTGTTGACGAAGGTCTCGCCGGAGAGCATGACCTCGCCGGACCGGCTTAAAAAGCTTGAAGGAGAG contains:
- a CDS encoding CapA family protein, which produces MRKTFGIALKVRVFLNVESGLVRLLFVGDIMLGRLVNEMLRGRSAQYPWGDTLPVFRDADFRMGNLECVLSDYGAPWSATPKVFRFRSDSKNAAVLKAAGLDAVSLANNHTLDFGYEALFEMLKILDQYGIAHAGAGENDEKASRSSVIDQKATKVGIIAFTDNEPEWEATDEKPGIFYVPVDGQDRRAQRLFQIVGRARGKADLLIVSAHWGPNWGYRPQPKHIPFAHALIDAGADIVYGHSCHVFQGVEIYKGRPIFYSTGNFVDDYAVDEIERNDESFIFIVEIKDGTLKKLWLYPTVIESFQARLAASDRARAIAEKMKRVSEGFGTIFVWDKTKGCLSWVMRD